The following are encoded in a window of Pseudomonadota bacterium genomic DNA:
- a CDS encoding PIN domain-containing protein: MVLVDTSVWVSHFRESNSGLVNLLNNTEVICHPFIVGELACGNLKDRMTVISLLEALPMAVLVEHDEVLAFIESHDLMGKGLGYVDVHLLASAVLTSVSLWTIDKKLEKAAKGLRCKY; this comes from the coding sequence ATGGTTCTTGTCGATACATCGGTTTGGGTATCCCATTTCCGAGAAAGTAATAGCGGTTTGGTGAATCTCCTCAACAATACAGAGGTCATCTGTCACCCATTCATCGTGGGCGAGCTTGCATGTGGAAATCTCAAGGACAGAATGACCGTGATCTCACTTCTGGAAGCTCTACCAATGGCGGTTCTGGTCGAGCATGATGAGGTACTTGCTTTTATTGAAAGTCACGACCTTATGGGGAAGGGTTTAGGCTATGTGGATGTCCATCTTCTTGCGTCTGCTGTTTTAACGAGCGTTTCTCTCTGGACAATAGACAAGAAACTGGAAAAAGCCGCCAAAGGACTTCGCTGCAAGTATTAG
- a CDS encoding extracellular solute-binding protein has product MRQKGIALVLTIIVSTCLVILLQTSMGAQEPTKPDKTGVVLRAYGPGGPAPAMREAAKVFGEMKGIKVEITAGPTPAWKDQAMKDADLIFSGSEYMMTDFAQKDLPALIDTSTIRTLYLRPSAILVRPGNPKGIKGIKDLAKIGVRILVVQGAGQVGMWEDVAGRTGNVNLVDGVRRNIGFFAPNSAEAKKLWANDHTYDVWLIWTIWQKESPASADLINIEPENTIYRSCGIAITNSSERKVLGKEFADFLQSPVGQAIFVKWGWIAP; this is encoded by the coding sequence ATGAGACAGAAAGGAATCGCACTCGTCTTGACCATAATAGTTTCAACATGCTTAGTGATCTTGTTGCAAACGTCCATGGGGGCACAGGAGCCAACCAAGCCTGATAAGACAGGTGTTGTATTGCGAGCCTATGGTCCTGGCGGCCCTGCTCCGGCTATGCGCGAGGCCGCGAAGGTATTTGGAGAAATGAAGGGAATTAAGGTTGAAATCACCGCTGGTCCCACACCGGCCTGGAAGGACCAGGCGATGAAAGATGCCGATTTAATCTTTAGCGGTTCCGAGTATATGATGACCGACTTCGCGCAGAAAGACCTCCCTGCGCTAATCGACACATCAACGATCCGTACTCTGTACCTGCGTCCTTCGGCAATTCTCGTCCGCCCCGGAAATCCGAAGGGTATTAAAGGCATTAAAGATCTTGCCAAGATAGGTGTTAGGATTCTCGTGGTTCAAGGTGCCGGACAAGTTGGCATGTGGGAGGATGTAGCTGGCCGAACAGGGAATGTTAACCTAGTAGATGGGGTGCGCCGTAACATCGGCTTCTTCGCACCAAACAGTGCTGAGGCCAAAAAACTCTGGGCCAATGATCATACCTATGATGTTTGGCTCATTTGGACCATTTGGCAAAAAGAGAGTCCGGCTTCTGCCGACCTAATCAACATTGAACCAGAGAACACAATTTATCGCTCGTGCGGCATTGCAATCACAAATAGTTCAGAGAGAAAAGTATTGGGAAAGGAGTTCGCCGATTTCCTTCAGTCTCCCGTCGGACAAGCAATATTCGTGAAATGGGGTTGGATAGCACCATAG
- a CDS encoding twin-arginine translocase TatA/TatE family subunit — MFGLGMPELIVIMVIALIIFGAGKLPEVGGAIGKSIKSFKKSIKEPDETDITPKDEKDNKTPPSKT, encoded by the coding sequence ATGTTTGGCCTTGGAATGCCGGAACTTATTGTAATAATGGTAATAGCCCTGATAATTTTCGGAGCGGGTAAACTGCCCGAGGTAGGAGGAGCTATCGGCAAGAGTATAAAGAGCTTTAAAAAATCAATCAAAGAGCCTGACGAAACAGATATTACCCCAAAAGATGAAAAGGATAACAAAACACCTCCTTCAAAGACATAA
- a CDS encoding type II toxin-antitoxin system VapB family antitoxin: MRTTLNIEDSLIDQASRMTGIKEKTTLVKLGLEALVARESAKRLAKLGGTEKQLKPVPRRRSI; this comes from the coding sequence ATGAGAACAACGCTTAATATCGAAGACAGTCTGATTGATCAGGCATCAAGAATGACGGGCATAAAGGAAAAGACCACACTGGTAAAGCTCGGACTGGAGGCGCTCGTAGCAAGAGAAAGCGCAAAGAGGCTTGCTAAATTAGGAGGTACTGAGAAACAGTTGAAGCCAGTACCAAGGAGGCGCAGTATTTAA
- a CDS encoding 4Fe-4S dicluster domain-containing protein has translation MSATRDFSQDRTFLIDMTRCTGCRACQVACKQWNQMKAEKTVFFNGEGYQNPPAMSEYTLTKVKFRDYEKNGHNQFAFYKEMCMHCNEPACVSVCPVSAFIKTPEGPVVYDTKRCIGCRFCMVACPFGVPKYQWSKALPLVVKCTGCYSRLKAGLKPACAKACPSAISYGSRTDMIQEAKRRLAAKPDRYFNKIYGLEEAGGTSVLYLTEQPFDELGFKNVTRRPLPSLTWAALRFVPAVFLTMGGSLAFISWLTHRKDRLRKEEEARKSASTQPKEDK, from the coding sequence CGCAACAAGAGATTTTTCCCAGGATAGAACATTTCTGATAGATATGACAAGATGCACAGGTTGTCGTGCCTGCCAGGTGGCGTGCAAACAATGGAATCAGATGAAGGCTGAAAAGACCGTGTTTTTCAATGGCGAAGGCTACCAGAACCCGCCTGCCATGTCCGAATACACCCTTACAAAGGTCAAATTCCGCGATTATGAAAAAAACGGCCATAACCAGTTCGCCTTCTACAAAGAAATGTGTATGCACTGTAACGAACCTGCATGTGTATCGGTATGTCCGGTAAGCGCATTTATCAAGACACCGGAAGGACCTGTTGTGTATGACACAAAACGTTGCATCGGGTGCCGTTTTTGTATGGTCGCCTGTCCCTTTGGCGTGCCCAAATACCAATGGAGCAAGGCCCTGCCCTTAGTGGTAAAATGCACCGGATGCTACAGCCGGCTTAAGGCAGGACTGAAACCTGCATGCGCAAAGGCATGTCCCTCGGCCATCTCCTACGGCAGCCGCACGGACATGATTCAGGAGGCAAAACGGCGTCTTGCGGCAAAACCTGACCGTTATTTTAATAAGATCTATGGACTCGAAGAGGCTGGCGGAACAAGCGTTCTTTATCTGACCGAACAGCCTTTTGATGAACTCGGGTTCAAGAACGTCACGAGACGCCCCCTACCCTCTCTCACGTGGGCAGCTCTGCGTTTTGTACCGGCCGTATTCCTCACCATGGGCGGGTCGCTGGCCTTTATTTCATGGCTTACACACAGAAAGGACCGGTTGCGCAAGGAAGAGGAGGCAAGAAAATCAGCTTCGACCCAGCCAAAGGAGGATAAATAA
- a CDS encoding L-threonylcarbamoyladenylate synthase, with amino-acid sequence MEILNGFEHSSIEKAVEILKKGALVAFPTETVYGLGADALNPYAVAKIFETKKRPRFDPLIVHIGEREWVSAIADYVPPEAEKLIDRYWPGPLTMILKKKDAIPGIVTAGLSTVAIRMPSHPVALQLIRSFDGPIAAPSANPFGYISPTNAQHVAKMLGESVPLILDGGSSNYGIESTIVSFHEGKTYLHRHGAISLEELSATAGAVYEKSNNGSCEAPGQLPYHYAPIKPLKIIKTIDEIHNMQSSFLAFKKSSETPISKYVKILSSTGNMREAAANFFSCLIELDRDDIDIIYAENIPETGLGKAMMERLKKASKKYRYITH; translated from the coding sequence ATGGAAATTCTGAACGGTTTTGAGCATTCATCGATAGAAAAAGCAGTTGAAATACTAAAAAAAGGTGCCTTGGTCGCCTTCCCCACAGAGACCGTATATGGTCTTGGTGCTGACGCCCTGAACCCTTATGCAGTGGCAAAAATATTTGAGACTAAAAAAAGACCGAGATTTGATCCGCTAATTGTCCACATCGGAGAAAGGGAATGGGTATCAGCCATTGCTGATTATGTGCCCCCCGAAGCTGAAAAACTGATTGACAGATACTGGCCCGGGCCCCTTACCATGATACTTAAAAAAAAAGATGCTATACCCGGCATCGTCACTGCCGGCCTCTCTACAGTGGCCATACGCATGCCTTCTCACCCGGTAGCACTCCAGCTTATAAGGAGCTTCGATGGCCCCATTGCTGCGCCAAGCGCCAACCCTTTCGGCTATATAAGCCCTACCAACGCACAGCATGTGGCAAAGATGCTTGGGGAGAGCGTGCCGCTGATACTTGATGGAGGGAGCAGCAATTACGGAATCGAATCAACAATAGTTTCCTTCCATGAAGGAAAAACATATTTGCACAGACACGGTGCAATCAGCTTGGAGGAGCTTTCCGCAACAGCCGGAGCTGTTTATGAAAAGAGTAATAATGGTTCTTGCGAAGCGCCAGGGCAACTGCCCTATCACTATGCGCCAATAAAACCGTTGAAAATTATCAAGACAATCGACGAGATACATAACATGCAGTCATCTTTTCTTGCTTTTAAAAAATCGTCCGAAACACCAATCTCGAAATATGTTAAGATTTTGTCAAGTACTGGAAATATGAGAGAAGCTGCCGCAAATTTTTTTTCTTGCCTTATCGAATTGGATCGTGATGATATTGATATTATTTACGCTGAAAACATACCGGAAACGGGTCTCGGGAAAGCTATGATGGAAAGGCTAAAGAAAGCATCAAAAAAATATAGGTATATAACCCATTGA
- a CDS encoding molybdopterin-dependent oxidoreductase, which yields MKCFMKISFLVVLFGMFSAQAFAQVEIHKYEGKALSPYDRQYDNSIKGPQTVDIGKYKLLINGKVQQPQSFTYNEILGLHSVTRAITLHCVEGWNEYLLFKGVRLVDLLKKANPNKEVQTVIFYAADGYSSSLEYKFIIKNDIMIAYEINGKRLDSERGFPLQVVAESKYGYKWVKWVTHIELSDKPYIGYWEKQGYDNEADILK from the coding sequence ATGAAATGCTTTATGAAAATATCCTTCCTTGTAGTACTATTCGGAATGTTTTCTGCACAAGCATTTGCACAAGTTGAAATACATAAGTATGAAGGGAAAGCCCTATCCCCATATGATAGACAGTATGATAATTCTATCAAAGGCCCGCAAACCGTTGATATAGGCAAGTATAAGCTACTCATTAACGGGAAAGTTCAACAGCCACAATCTTTTACCTATAATGAGATACTAGGACTTCATTCGGTTACACGAGCTATAACGCTGCATTGTGTTGAAGGATGGAACGAATACTTGCTTTTTAAAGGTGTACGTTTAGTAGATTTACTTAAGAAAGCGAATCCAAATAAAGAAGTACAAACAGTCATATTCTATGCAGCAGATGGCTATTCATCATCATTGGAATATAAGTTCATTATTAAAAACGACATTATGATAGCCTACGAAATCAATGGGAAAAGACTGGATTCTGAGCGAGGATTTCCTTTACAAGTAGTTGCTGAATCAAAGTATGGATATAAATGGGTTAAATGGGTTACACATATTGAGTTATCAGATAAGCCATATATAGGATATTGGGAAAAGCAGGGATATGATAATGAGGCAGATATTCTAAAATAA
- the hybB gene encoding Ni/Fe-hydrogenase cytochrome b subunit: protein MSAIANIKQEIKSYHPFIKTLMFLVTAGVLAAAARFVFGLGATTNLSDTYPWGLWISFDVVTSVPLAAGAFVLGAVVHCFHIKKLEPLVRPAVVTGFLGYSLVCIGLILDLGQPHRGWHVFAYPNLHSPMFEVALCVMSYTTVACLEFLPSVCEKFGFHVPLRLLRSIEVPLIVLGAAIATLHQSTIGTFFLIAADKLHNLWYNPLLPLLFWTSAVFTGFCIIIIEAVMVHRYLKQPDETELLATLTKIIPWFLGIYLIIKLCSLFFLSARPLFDRPGLTILFLMELVLGIIIPLIMFMTKRIRTDSSWQLRAASMVAFFGLVLNRFNVSMFGLIQKDQQIYYPSFLESVVTIGIIAAHILFFALIARYFPIFEHHPEEVDYTIPDHFHRIDKQTISEKAV from the coding sequence ATGTCCGCTATAGCTAATATAAAACAGGAGATTAAAAGCTATCATCCGTTTATCAAGACGCTTATGTTTCTGGTTACAGCAGGCGTACTTGCTGCTGCAGCCCGTTTCGTCTTCGGTCTGGGCGCTACCACTAACTTAAGCGATACATACCCGTGGGGACTTTGGATTTCATTTGACGTTGTTACATCCGTTCCTCTGGCCGCAGGTGCATTTGTCCTGGGGGCTGTAGTTCACTGCTTTCATATTAAAAAACTCGAACCGCTTGTACGACCTGCAGTTGTGACCGGTTTTCTCGGCTATTCCCTTGTATGTATCGGTCTTATCCTTGATCTGGGGCAGCCCCATCGGGGATGGCACGTCTTCGCATATCCGAATCTTCATTCACCTATGTTTGAAGTAGCCCTTTGCGTTATGTCTTACACTACGGTTGCCTGCCTTGAGTTTCTTCCATCCGTATGCGAAAAATTCGGGTTCCATGTTCCGCTGCGCCTTCTCCGCAGCATAGAAGTGCCCCTTATAGTCCTTGGAGCTGCTATTGCCACCTTGCACCAATCTACTATCGGCACTTTTTTTCTCATTGCGGCTGACAAATTACACAACCTATGGTACAACCCGCTCTTACCGTTGCTGTTCTGGACTTCAGCGGTTTTTACAGGCTTCTGCATTATCATTATCGAAGCCGTTATGGTACACAGATACTTAAAACAACCTGACGAAACAGAGTTGCTTGCAACACTGACAAAGATTATCCCCTGGTTTCTCGGTATTTACCTTATTATCAAGCTTTGTTCGTTATTCTTTCTGAGCGCAAGGCCGCTTTTTGATCGTCCGGGCCTCACAATCCTTTTTCTTATGGAGTTGGTACTCGGGATCATAATTCCATTAATCATGTTTATGACAAAACGCATCAGGACCGACAGCAGTTGGCAGTTGCGCGCGGCGAGTATGGTAGCTTTCTTCGGACTTGTGTTGAACAGGTTTAACGTTTCCATGTTCGGCCTTATCCAGAAAGACCAGCAGATATATTATCCGTCATTCCTCGAATCGGTTGTTACAATAGGGATTATAGCAGCCCATATACTGTTTTTCGCTTTGATCGCAAGGTACTTCCCTATCTTTGAACACCATCCTGAAGAGGTTGATTATACAATCCCGGATCATTTTCACAGGATCGATAAACAGACCATTTCTGAAAAGGCAGTGTAA
- the ftsY gene encoding signal recognition particle-docking protein FtsY, with translation MGFFDKIKDGLTKTRDQLLTKIEWAVKGKPIDEDSFDEFEEALLLSDAGVETTAFLVNALKERWKRGQIKSSDDIKQCMIEETEAILKPVEAPVAINTHRPFIILALGVNGVGKTTTLAKIAKLYGESGNKVLFGACDTFRAAAVEQLEVWADRLGIEMVKHKEGSDPAAVAYDATKAATARGIDILMLDTAGRLHTKVNLMEEMKKIKRIVSKEIEGAPHETLLVVDATNGQNAITQAKAFNEAIGVTGIVITKLDGTAKGGFILPIAHTLKIPIRFIGVGEKFDDLIPFNASDFAKALFE, from the coding sequence ATGGGTTTTTTTGACAAGATAAAGGACGGTTTAACAAAAACAAGAGATCAGTTACTTACAAAGATTGAATGGGCCGTAAAAGGAAAGCCCATAGACGAAGACTCATTCGATGAATTTGAAGAGGCGCTGCTTCTTTCAGATGCAGGTGTTGAAACAACTGCTTTTCTTGTAAATGCACTGAAAGAACGATGGAAAAGGGGACAAATAAAGTCATCCGACGATATTAAGCAGTGTATGATAGAAGAAACTGAAGCCATTCTTAAGCCTGTCGAGGCACCGGTTGCTATCAATACCCACAGGCCTTTTATCATACTTGCCCTAGGTGTAAACGGCGTCGGCAAAACAACTACATTAGCGAAAATTGCAAAGTTATATGGTGAATCCGGAAATAAAGTCCTTTTCGGGGCCTGTGATACATTCAGGGCTGCAGCGGTGGAACAACTTGAGGTATGGGCAGACAGACTTGGTATTGAGATGGTTAAGCATAAAGAAGGCTCCGACCCGGCCGCAGTAGCCTACGATGCCACAAAAGCTGCTACAGCAAGGGGTATCGATATATTAATGCTTGACACGGCAGGCAGACTCCATACAAAGGTAAACCTTATGGAGGAGATGAAAAAAATTAAAAGGATAGTAAGTAAGGAAATTGAAGGAGCACCTCACGAAACATTGCTCGTTGTAGATGCAACAAACGGACAAAATGCCATAACCCAGGCAAAGGCATTCAATGAAGCAATTGGTGTAACCGGTATTGTAATAACAAAGCTTGACGGCACTGCAAAGGGAGGGTTTATCCTGCCTATTGCCCATACGTTAAAGATACCGATACGATTTATAGGCGTCGGTGAAAAATTTGATGACCTTATTCCTTTTAACGCAAGTGATTTTGCAAAGGCCCTTTTCGAATAG